One genomic window of uncultured Erythrobacter sp. includes the following:
- a CDS encoding MFS transporter, whose product MNDNGGYLSRSQEFALAVTVAVVTANAYYIHPIIGEVARDFGVGEAQIGIVPALNQLALALGIFLLLPLGDRYSNKTLCLIFVTSQAIFMLGMALAKSFALFTLASTLLGFVTIAPYLIPAFASKRVAPERLGQVTASLTAGVIFGILVARVGAGVLAEEFGWRIVYWCAFALMAGVTLLLPITMRSEARQPKRPSGSYTALLKSVLTLAAQNRDMLISALIQGLNFATFTATWLALALHLTGPELGYGVDTVGYLAGIGAISILSTPRLGRLADKIGARTARISAAAIQLFGISLLYPCGFNVWMLLVPMVLVNLVGPTIDVTGRMTFLALEPEIRTRLTTTYIVFMFLGGALGSVLGTGIYDWAGWAGTCTLLIAMSGTVLVLSLFAQRRWSGSSSVNRA is encoded by the coding sequence TTGAACGATAACGGCGGCTACCTCAGCCGATCTCAGGAATTCGCATTGGCGGTGACGGTCGCGGTCGTCACCGCTAATGCCTATTACATCCATCCCATCATTGGCGAAGTCGCGCGTGATTTCGGAGTTGGCGAAGCGCAGATCGGCATTGTGCCAGCGCTAAACCAGCTCGCACTGGCGCTCGGCATCTTTTTGCTCCTGCCGCTCGGCGACCGTTACTCAAACAAGACATTGTGCCTGATCTTCGTCACCTCACAGGCGATCTTCATGCTAGGAATGGCTCTCGCTAAGAGCTTCGCGCTGTTCACGCTGGCGTCGACCCTGCTTGGCTTCGTCACCATCGCGCCCTACCTCATTCCCGCATTCGCATCGAAGCGTGTTGCACCTGAGCGATTAGGACAAGTCACGGCATCGCTGACTGCTGGGGTGATCTTCGGAATTCTCGTCGCACGCGTTGGTGCGGGCGTCTTGGCTGAGGAGTTCGGCTGGCGCATCGTGTATTGGTGTGCCTTCGCACTGATGGCGGGTGTCACCCTGTTATTGCCCATCACCATGCGCAGCGAAGCCCGCCAGCCAAAGAGACCGAGCGGCAGCTACACAGCTCTGTTGAAATCGGTCCTCACGCTGGCAGCACAGAACCGCGATATGCTGATCTCAGCGCTGATCCAGGGTCTGAACTTTGCGACCTTCACCGCAACTTGGCTCGCCTTGGCCTTGCATTTGACCGGCCCTGAGCTCGGTTACGGCGTCGACACAGTTGGTTACCTTGCCGGGATCGGTGCGATCAGCATCCTTTCCACGCCGCGCCTGGGGCGATTGGCAGACAAGATCGGTGCGCGCACAGCCAGGATTTCGGCGGCGGCCATACAATTGTTCGGAATTTCACTCCTTTACCCATGCGGGTTCAACGTTTGGATGCTGCTGGTTCCGATGGTGCTGGTCAATCTTGTGGGACCAACGATCGATGTCACTGGCAGAATGACTTTCCTCGCGCTCGAGCCTGAGATCCGCACCCGGTTAACTACCACCTATATCGTCTTCATGTTTCTCGGCGGCGCGCTCGGTAGTGTCCTCGGCACGGGCATTTACGATTGGGCAGGATGGGCCGGCACTTGCACTTTGCTGATCGCGATGTCTGGAACGGTGCTTGTTCTGTCGTTGTTCGCACAGCGCCGCTGGAGCGGCAGTTCAAGCGTCAACCGAGCCTGA
- a CDS encoding DUF1178 family protein encodes MIVFDLHCSEGHRFEGWFGSSTDYEEQRERGLVSCPECGSPEVGKAPMAPAVPVKGNTGRVVAAPAAESETKPVTNTPMPAEVQEAMKALAKAQSKALENSTYVGDSFADQSREMHYGERDEAPIHGKASLEEAKALVDEGVPVAPLPFPIAPPEDLN; translated from the coding sequence ATGATTGTTTTCGATCTTCACTGCAGCGAAGGCCACCGTTTTGAAGGCTGGTTCGGCTCATCGACCGACTACGAAGAGCAACGCGAGCGCGGCCTGGTGTCGTGCCCAGAATGCGGTTCGCCTGAAGTTGGCAAAGCGCCCATGGCTCCGGCTGTCCCGGTCAAGGGCAATACTGGACGCGTGGTCGCTGCTCCAGCTGCCGAGAGCGAAACAAAGCCCGTAACCAACACGCCAATGCCTGCCGAAGTGCAGGAGGCCATGAAAGCACTGGCAAAGGCGCAATCCAAGGCGCTTGAAAACAGCACCTATGTTGGTGACAGTTTCGCCGACCAGTCTCGTGAAATGCACTATGGCGAGCGCGACGAGGCACCGATCCATGGCAAGGCTAGTCTCGAAGAGGCCAAGGCACTCGTCGATGAAGGTGTACCGGTTGCGCCGCTGCCATTCCCAATCGCACCGCCCGAAGATTTGAACTGA
- a CDS encoding carbon-nitrogen hydrolase family protein, with the protein MPKIAVLQMTSGIDPEANMFAIEDAAQEASNAGAKVLFTPEMSILIDKDRKRAMDWIESSGPGEITERMFNYAGEFGIDIALGSQPVRAPSGKWANRSMYFDRRLEGQVRCAVYDKMHMFDVDLANGETWRESNAYEAGQHVVSVRDTPVGKLGMTICYDLRFPALFEELGQRKCDAIAVPAAFTVPTGKAHWHVMLRARAIEASAFVIAAAQVGKHEDGRETYGHSLVVDPWGEVLLDMGGDEPGLGFCDIDLSRIEEVRAQLPSLANKREIPN; encoded by the coding sequence TTGCCGAAAATTGCTGTCCTGCAAATGACTTCGGGCATTGATCCCGAGGCGAATATGTTCGCCATCGAGGACGCCGCACAAGAAGCATCGAACGCGGGCGCAAAAGTCCTGTTTACTCCGGAAATGTCGATCCTGATCGACAAGGATCGCAAGCGGGCAATGGATTGGATCGAAAGCAGTGGTCCCGGCGAAATCACCGAGCGGATGTTCAACTACGCAGGCGAGTTCGGCATCGACATAGCCTTGGGATCTCAGCCTGTCCGGGCTCCTTCCGGCAAATGGGCCAATCGATCCATGTATTTTGATCGGCGTCTTGAGGGGCAGGTGCGCTGTGCCGTCTATGATAAAATGCATATGTTCGACGTCGATCTGGCGAACGGCGAGACTTGGCGCGAAAGCAATGCTTATGAAGCCGGTCAGCATGTGGTCAGCGTCAGAGACACGCCGGTAGGTAAGCTCGGCATGACCATCTGCTATGATTTGCGTTTCCCAGCTTTGTTCGAGGAGCTCGGCCAGCGCAAATGTGACGCCATCGCCGTCCCCGCCGCGTTCACGGTGCCAACCGGCAAAGCCCACTGGCACGTCATGCTCCGCGCCCGCGCAATCGAGGCGAGCGCTTTCGTCATAGCCGCCGCGCAGGTCGGCAAGCACGAAGATGGGCGCGAAACCTACGGTCACAGCCTTGTGGTCGATCCGTGGGGCGAAGTGCTGCTCGACATGGGCGGTGACGAACCCGGACTGGGCTTCTGCGACATCGATCTCTCCCGGATCGAAGAGGTCCGCGCGCAGCTGCCCAGCCTTGCCAACAAGCGGGAAATCCCCAATTAG
- the grxC gene encoding glutaredoxin 3: protein MTTPTIDIYTKFACPFCVRAKHLLKAKGAEFNEYDITMGGPKRDEMLSRAPQARTVPQIFIGEIHVGGSDDLAALEAAGELDGLLAG from the coding sequence ATGACTACGCCAACGATCGACATCTACACCAAATTCGCCTGCCCATTCTGTGTTCGCGCGAAGCATTTGCTGAAAGCGAAAGGTGCCGAATTCAACGAATACGACATTACGATGGGCGGGCCGAAACGAGATGAGATGCTTTCGCGTGCTCCGCAGGCCCGCACGGTGCCGCAGATCTTCATTGGCGAAATCCATGTAGGTGGCTCTGATGATCTCGCCGCGCTTGAAGCAGCCGGCGAGCTTGACGGCCTGCTGGCAGGGTAG
- a CDS encoding Hsp20 family protein — translation MSRLDFTPYRRSTVGFDRLFDLLESQARSNSGDNYPPFNIARSGEDNYRITLAVAGFRPEDIDITAQQNLLTVQGKKRDEVEDGSELLHIGIANRGFERRFELADYVRVENADLADGLLVIDLVREVPEAMKPKKIAVNGAPTLTAVPDTSADKASDAA, via the coding sequence ATGTCACGTCTAGATTTTACCCCTTACCGCCGCAGTACCGTAGGCTTTGATCGCCTGTTCGACTTGCTTGAGAGTCAGGCTCGCAGCAATTCGGGCGACAATTATCCGCCCTTCAACATCGCGCGCAGTGGCGAAGACAATTATCGCATCACTCTGGCAGTCGCCGGCTTCCGTCCGGAAGATATCGACATCACCGCACAGCAGAACCTTCTTACCGTCCAAGGCAAGAAGCGCGACGAAGTCGAAGATGGCTCGGAACTGCTCCATATCGGAATTGCCAATCGCGGTTTTGAGCGCCGATTCGAACTGGCGGACTACGTTCGGGTCGAAAATGCCGATCTCGCCGATGGTCTTTTGGTGATCGATCTGGTGCGCGAAGTGCCCGAAGCGATGAAGCCGAAGAAGATCGCGGTGAACGGTGCACCAACCCTGACAGCTGTGCCCGATACCAGCGCTGACAAAGCTTCAGACGCGGCCTAA
- a CDS encoding CTP synthase yields MARYIFITGGVVSSLGKGLMAASLAALLQARGYKVRIRKFDPYLNVDPGTMSPYQHGEVYVTDDGAETDLDLGHYERFTGVSARQSDNITSGRVYRDIIARERRGDYLGATVQVIPHVTDAIKQFALADQDDHDFILCEIGGTVGDIESLPFMEAIRQLRNELPPQQTLSVHVTLVPYIAAAGELKTKPTQHSVRELASLGIKPDVLLCRAEHPIPDGERQKIANFCNVRKESVIPALDAPSIYSVPLQYHQEGLDAEVLRGFGITDASPPDLSAWDDVTDRYFNPEGEVTIGVVGKYVGLPDAYKSLNEALVHGGLANRVKVNIKWIDAELFEGSEDEIVSELEPLHGILVPGGFGERGSEGKIASVRFARERSVPFFGICLGMQMACIEGARTAGLDAASSTEFGETQEPVVGIITEWMSEDGIEQREAGGDLGGTMRLGAYDAKLSANSHTSRIYDGAEVISERHRHRYEVNSAYIDPLEKQGLVFSGMSPDGLLPEIVERPDHPWFVGVQFHPELKSKPFDPHPLFAGFIAAALEHSRLV; encoded by the coding sequence ATGGCGCGGTACATTTTTATCACCGGCGGCGTGGTCTCCTCGCTCGGCAAAGGTCTCATGGCAGCAAGTCTTGCTGCCCTGTTGCAGGCGCGCGGGTACAAGGTGCGCATCCGCAAATTCGACCCCTATCTCAATGTCGATCCGGGCACGATGAGCCCGTATCAGCACGGCGAAGTCTACGTGACCGATGATGGTGCCGAGACCGATCTCGATCTCGGCCACTACGAACGCTTTACCGGCGTGTCTGCACGCCAGAGCGACAACATCACCTCTGGCCGGGTCTATCGCGACATCATCGCGCGAGAGCGTCGCGGTGACTATTTAGGCGCGACAGTTCAGGTCATCCCGCATGTGACCGACGCGATCAAACAGTTCGCTCTCGCGGATCAGGACGATCATGACTTCATCCTGTGCGAAATTGGCGGGACTGTGGGCGATATCGAATCGCTGCCATTCATGGAGGCGATCCGGCAGCTGCGGAACGAGCTTCCTCCGCAGCAGACTCTGAGCGTTCACGTGACACTGGTCCCTTACATCGCCGCCGCCGGCGAGTTGAAGACCAAGCCGACACAGCACTCCGTACGAGAGCTCGCCAGCCTTGGCATCAAGCCTGACGTACTTCTGTGCCGCGCCGAGCATCCAATTCCCGATGGCGAGCGCCAGAAAATCGCCAATTTCTGCAATGTTCGTAAGGAATCGGTGATCCCAGCGCTGGACGCACCGTCGATCTATTCGGTGCCACTGCAATACCATCAGGAAGGCCTCGACGCAGAGGTTCTGCGCGGGTTCGGGATCACCGATGCGTCGCCACCCGATCTTTCGGCGTGGGACGACGTGACCGACCGATACTTCAATCCCGAAGGCGAGGTCACAATCGGTGTGGTTGGCAAATATGTCGGCCTTCCGGATGCTTACAAGAGCCTCAACGAAGCGCTTGTCCATGGCGGCCTTGCCAACCGGGTGAAGGTCAACATCAAGTGGATCGACGCCGAACTGTTTGAAGGCTCCGAGGACGAGATCGTCTCTGAACTCGAACCTTTGCACGGTATTTTGGTCCCTGGTGGCTTCGGTGAACGCGGAAGCGAGGGGAAGATTGCCAGCGTTCGTTTCGCGCGAGAACGCAGCGTTCCGTTCTTCGGGATCTGTCTCGGAATGCAGATGGCCTGCATCGAAGGCGCGCGAACGGCGGGTCTGGATGCGGCTTCCTCGACAGAATTCGGTGAAACGCAGGAACCTGTAGTCGGGATCATCACTGAATGGATGAGCGAAGACGGCATCGAACAGCGGGAGGCCGGAGGTGATCTGGGCGGTACAATGCGCTTGGGCGCCTATGATGCCAAACTCTCTGCCAACAGCCACACTTCCCGCATCTATGACGGAGCCGAGGTTATTTCGGAACGGCACAGGCATCGCTACGAGGTCAACAGCGCCTACATTGATCCGCTTGAAAAACAGGGCCTAGTGTTTTCGGGAATGTCACCCGATGGGTTGTTGCCGGAAATTGTCGAGCGGCCCGATCACCCTTGGTTTGTCGGGGTGCAATTTCACCCTGAGTTGAAGTCCAAGCCGTTCGATCCACACCCCTTGTTTGCTGGCTTTATCGCAGCCGCGTTGGAACATTCCAGGCTTGTTTGA
- the secG gene encoding preprotein translocase subunit SecG encodes MSLFIFLTVIQAIVAAALVGVVLMQRSEGGGLGIGGSPGGALGARGAADFLTRSTKWLAVAFVTLSIALAAVAVDTTNADDISSTLDRSTTPAASGDLLADPVPATGEDPLADPAGAPEATGDEDPLAE; translated from the coding sequence ATGTCGCTCTTCATTTTTCTTACCGTCATTCAGGCAATCGTCGCCGCCGCTCTAGTCGGCGTGGTGCTTATGCAGCGCTCTGAAGGTGGGGGGCTCGGCATCGGCGGTAGTCCCGGCGGTGCCTTGGGTGCTCGCGGTGCAGCAGATTTCCTTACCCGTTCGACGAAGTGGCTTGCTGTCGCATTCGTGACGCTGTCGATTGCGCTCGCTGCTGTGGCGGTCGACACGACCAACGCAGACGACATTTCTTCGACGCTTGATCGCAGCACCACTCCTGCTGCGTCCGGCGATCTGCTGGCTGATCCGGTTCCGGCCACAGGCGAAGATCCCTTGGCCGATCCTGCCGGTGCGCCTGAAGCAACTGGCGACGAAGATCCGCTCGCCGAGTAA
- the tpiA gene encoding triose-phosphate isomerase, whose protein sequence is MAQRPYIVGNWKMHGTRAMLSEARAIDRAAQRHMKVEVAIAPPYTLIHPIHREAEQIGVGAQDCHHESEGAHTGDISAAMLADAGAKFVILGHSERRQAHGEKDSVVRAKAETALGSGLRVILCCGESEKTRDAGKAIEFVKKQLKSSLPKAGEELGDASEKLTIAYEPIWAIGTGKTATGADIAAMHGEIRELLVELYGEDQGSEIRILYGGSVKPENAAEIFATPEVGGALVGGASLTADSFMGIALAAAETEDS, encoded by the coding sequence ATGGCCCAGCGGCCCTACATTGTCGGAAATTGGAAAATGCATGGTACCAGAGCCATGCTGTCCGAAGCGCGCGCGATCGACCGCGCGGCGCAACGTCACATGAAAGTGGAGGTGGCAATCGCGCCGCCATACACTTTGATCCACCCGATCCACCGCGAAGCCGAACAGATCGGTGTCGGGGCTCAGGATTGCCACCACGAATCGGAAGGCGCGCACACTGGGGATATCTCGGCAGCGATGCTGGCCGATGCCGGGGCAAAATTCGTCATTCTTGGACATAGCGAGCGCCGACAGGCGCACGGTGAGAAAGATTCCGTCGTTCGCGCCAAGGCAGAGACGGCGCTGGGATCGGGCCTGCGGGTGATCCTGTGCTGCGGCGAAAGCGAAAAGACGCGCGACGCTGGTAAAGCGATTGAGTTCGTCAAAAAGCAGCTCAAATCTTCGCTGCCCAAAGCTGGCGAGGAATTGGGCGACGCATCTGAAAAGCTGACAATCGCCTATGAACCGATCTGGGCCATTGGTACCGGAAAGACCGCAACTGGAGCCGATATCGCAGCGATGCACGGCGAAATCCGTGAATTGCTGGTAGAGCTGTATGGCGAAGACCAAGGCAGCGAAATTCGCATCCTCTATGGCGGATCGGTAAAGCCTGAGAATGCTGCAGAAATCTTCGCCACACCAGAGGTGGGCGGGGCGCTTGTTGGCGGAGCCAGCCTTACTGCCGACAGCTTCATGGGCATCGCGCTCGCTGCAGCTGAGACCGAGGACAGTTGA
- a CDS encoding SurA N-terminal domain-containing protein — MISGFRKFFQSKIGLAITFLFIGLIALAFAASDITGSTFGGVSGGDRVALVGDDRITTSELTSTANSALQQVRGENPTITMPAFIEQGGFEEVLNQLIDRYAIGAYAEKYGLRAGENLVNSEILQIAAFRGIDGEFDQRTYQAALSRQGISDAILRRDLSDGLLAQQLLIPAFAVPQMPGKVAQQYAALVLERRKGEIALIPSEAFAPEGEPTDAQLEAFYSENRDRYVLPERRTIRFATFGADTLDASVTPTPAEIKARYDAEPTRFAAQETRDVSSFFVPTEDAANAIVARIRGGQSLEAAAQEAGFSVTSVENNTKAQLASSASLAVAESVFNTARGQVADPARSALGFYIARVDNITRTPARTLEQATEELSEQIEGEKRAAALADLSARIEEEVDGGTALAEVADAYNLELTTTAPLLADGRVFGEQGGQAPPVLAATIATAFQMEESEPQLAELVPGTQFIVFEVGQITESAAPPLAEIRDELVVGWRFFEGSKLARESADRVLDAVRGDTTLSAALDGEDKPFPGIERIDLERRQLMAQQNRNIPAPLVLLFSMAEGSTKLLEAPNDIGWYIVDLDEISAEPLADDSPILAQTRQQLAPALINEYTAQLTAAIRAEIEVEENAAAIEAVRKQLSGEI; from the coding sequence ATGATTTCGGGATTTCGCAAGTTCTTCCAGTCGAAAATCGGCTTGGCCATCACGTTTCTTTTTATCGGTCTGATCGCACTTGCGTTTGCAGCGAGTGATATCACCGGCAGCACGTTTGGCGGTGTCTCTGGTGGTGATCGCGTCGCCTTGGTCGGCGATGATCGCATCACCACGTCGGAGCTGACCAGCACAGCCAATTCGGCGTTGCAGCAAGTGCGCGGCGAGAACCCGACCATCACGATGCCTGCCTTCATCGAACAAGGCGGCTTCGAAGAAGTTCTGAACCAGCTGATCGATCGCTACGCCATCGGCGCTTACGCCGAAAAGTACGGCCTGCGCGCAGGCGAGAATCTGGTGAACAGCGAAATACTTCAAATCGCCGCGTTCCGCGGGATCGATGGGGAATTTGATCAGCGGACTTACCAGGCAGCGCTTAGCCGACAGGGTATTTCCGATGCCATCCTTCGCCGCGATCTTTCAGACGGCCTCCTCGCCCAGCAATTGCTGATTCCTGCCTTCGCCGTGCCGCAGATGCCGGGCAAGGTGGCTCAGCAATATGCGGCGCTAGTACTGGAACGCCGCAAAGGCGAGATTGCCTTGATCCCAAGCGAAGCTTTTGCTCCGGAAGGTGAGCCGACTGACGCACAACTTGAGGCGTTTTACTCGGAAAACCGCGATCGCTACGTGCTGCCGGAACGTCGGACGATCCGGTTCGCGACTTTTGGTGCAGACACGCTTGATGCAAGCGTCACGCCCACTCCCGCCGAGATCAAAGCCCGCTACGACGCCGAACCCACGCGCTTCGCTGCGCAAGAAACGCGCGATGTTTCGTCCTTCTTCGTGCCGACTGAAGATGCTGCAAACGCTATCGTGGCACGCATTCGGGGCGGTCAATCGCTTGAAGCCGCTGCGCAAGAGGCAGGGTTCAGCGTCACGAGTGTGGAAAACAACACGAAAGCCCAGCTCGCGTCATCAGCAAGTCTCGCCGTTGCGGAGTCGGTATTCAACACGGCACGAGGCCAAGTCGCCGATCCCGCACGCAGCGCGCTTGGCTTCTACATCGCCCGTGTGGATAACATCACGCGCACACCGGCTCGCACTCTTGAGCAAGCCACTGAAGAACTGAGCGAGCAAATCGAGGGCGAAAAGCGCGCTGCCGCCCTCGCCGATCTGAGCGCCCGGATCGAGGAAGAGGTCGATGGCGGCACCGCCTTGGCCGAGGTCGCGGATGCCTACAATCTCGAACTGACCACTACCGCACCATTGCTTGCTGATGGCCGAGTGTTCGGGGAACAGGGTGGACAGGCACCGCCTGTTTTGGCCGCGACAATCGCGACAGCTTTCCAGATGGAAGAAAGCGAACCTCAGCTAGCGGAACTGGTGCCCGGGACGCAGTTCATTGTGTTCGAAGTCGGGCAGATTACCGAATCTGCCGCTCCGCCGCTTGCTGAAATTCGCGATGAATTGGTCGTCGGATGGCGCTTCTTCGAAGGCAGCAAACTCGCCCGGGAGAGTGCAGACCGTGTGCTTGATGCAGTACGCGGCGACACCACGCTTAGTGCAGCCCTCGATGGCGAGGACAAACCGTTTCCCGGAATCGAGCGGATCGATCTCGAACGCCGTCAGCTCATGGCGCAGCAGAACCGCAACATTCCTGCACCGCTCGTGTTACTGTTCAGCATGGCCGAAGGCTCCACCAAGCTGCTGGAAGCACCGAACGATATTGGCTGGTACATTGTCGATCTCGACGAAATCTCCGCCGAGCCGCTTGCGGATGACAGCCCCATACTGGCTCAAACCCGCCAGCAGCTCGCACCGGCATTGATCAACGAATACACCGCCCAGCTGACCGCCGCGATCCGCGCAGAGATCGAGGTTGAAGAGAATGCCGCCGCAATCGAAGCGGTTCGCAAGCAGCTGTCCGGCGAGATCTGA
- the trpE gene encoding anthranilate synthase component I: MTEANQTSALPDNAAGAAAALAAGQPALVWRKAIADCDTPVGAARRLIEPGRGDFLLESVEGGEVRGRYSLLGLDPDLVFRGSEGSAEINREWQHDVTAFQPCEGDALAELRSLAAACRIDVPDALPPALACLVGYFGYETIGLVETLPRAEPSELALPDLLFVRPTIILVFDGLSDELFCIAPIWNADDPAAAIERAGERIDETLRTLSQRRPAEPRLAGQVAEPELTPVLDGNDYKSLVARAKDYILAGDIFQVVLAQRFTCPFELPPLALYRALRRVNPSPFLYFLDLPGFAIVGSSPEILVRVRDGEVTIRPIAGTRPRGSTSAEDSDNEASLLADPKERAEHLMLLDLGRNDVGRVAARGSVEVTDSFTIERYSHVMHIVSNVVGELASGRDALDALFAGFPAGTVSGAPKIRACEIIAELEPETRGAYAGGVGYFAPDGSVDSCIVLRTAVVKDGTMHVQAGAGIVADSDPDYELAECKAKAGALIAAAREAVRVASEPGYGQ, encoded by the coding sequence ATGACGGAGGCAAACCAAACCAGCGCGCTTCCGGATAATGCGGCAGGCGCAGCCGCTGCTCTGGCAGCGGGGCAGCCAGCATTGGTGTGGCGCAAAGCCATCGCCGATTGCGACACGCCGGTTGGTGCAGCGCGCCGATTGATCGAACCGGGCCGCGGCGACTTTTTGCTGGAATCGGTCGAGGGCGGAGAAGTTCGCGGACGCTACAGCCTGCTCGGCCTTGATCCCGACCTCGTGTTTCGTGGAAGCGAAGGGTCGGCAGAGATCAATCGCGAGTGGCAGCATGACGTCACCGCATTTCAACCATGCGAAGGCGACGCGCTCGCCGAACTGCGCTCCCTGGCTGCCGCCTGCCGGATCGATGTGCCCGATGCCTTGCCCCCTGCCCTGGCCTGTCTGGTCGGATACTTCGGCTATGAGACGATTGGTCTGGTCGAAACTCTACCTCGAGCAGAGCCGAGCGAGCTTGCACTGCCGGACCTTCTGTTCGTGCGCCCGACTATCATCCTCGTCTTCGATGGATTGAGTGATGAGCTGTTCTGCATCGCACCGATCTGGAACGCCGATGACCCCGCAGCGGCTATCGAACGCGCAGGAGAGCGCATCGATGAGACCTTGCGCACATTGTCGCAAAGACGTCCTGCTGAACCGAGACTTGCAGGCCAGGTGGCAGAGCCGGAACTCACGCCCGTTCTCGATGGAAACGATTACAAATCTTTGGTCGCCCGCGCGAAGGACTACATTCTTGCTGGCGACATTTTTCAGGTCGTTTTGGCGCAGCGTTTCACATGCCCGTTCGAACTGCCCCCGCTCGCGCTTTACCGTGCGTTGCGACGCGTGAACCCATCTCCGTTCCTCTATTTTCTAGATCTACCTGGCTTTGCCATCGTTGGCTCCAGTCCGGAAATCCTTGTCCGGGTGCGCGACGGCGAAGTGACAATCCGGCCAATCGCAGGGACGCGCCCACGCGGCTCCACATCGGCCGAAGACAGTGACAACGAAGCAAGCCTGCTCGCGGACCCGAAAGAACGCGCGGAGCATTTGATGCTGCTGGATCTTGGCCGCAACGATGTCGGGCGTGTCGCGGCACGTGGAAGCGTCGAAGTGACTGACAGCTTCACAATCGAACGGTACAGCCACGTGATGCATATCGTCAGCAATGTCGTGGGAGAACTAGCAAGCGGTCGCGACGCGCTCGACGCCCTGTTTGCAGGCTTCCCAGCTGGCACCGTTTCGGGCGCACCCAAGATCAGAGCCTGCGAGATCATAGCGGAATTGGAGCCTGAAACGCGCGGTGCCTATGCAGGCGGTGTCGGCTATTTCGCGCCAGATGGATCGGTCGATTCGTGCATCGTTTTGCGCACAGCCGTGGTGAAGGATGGAACGATGCATGTTCAGGCCGGCGCTGGCATTGTCGCTGATAGTGACCCCGATTACGAGTTGGCCGAATGCAAAGCCAAAGCGGGCGCCTTGATCGCAGCTGCTCGTGAGGCTGTCAGAGTCGCAAGCGAACCGGGATATGGACAATGA
- a CDS encoding phosphodiester glycosidase family protein has protein sequence MKRVILTAAAFTALAACNEQPAGEPIVRAELGEGTANGEVVQAPDAEATSQEPEVASACRSVSFENVPLTHCVADPAEHRVTTRLGQSGSGPFRSLSAFAETVDDQTIAFAMNAGMYGDDGEPIGYYVENGDRQEELNRSEGPGNFHMKPNGVFFGTGGTWRVLSADRFYSTVRDRPRFGTQSGPMLVIDGELHPDIQDNGPSRAIRNGVGVSDDGKAHFVISNGALSFGQLARFYRDELKVKNALFLDGNVSSLWDPATDRLDRGVIGPMIVVTKREGAGG, from the coding sequence ATGAAGCGCGTCATCTTAACCGCCGCAGCGTTCACAGCGCTCGCTGCATGCAACGAGCAACCGGCAGGTGAGCCAATCGTCCGCGCCGAATTGGGCGAAGGGACTGCGAACGGAGAAGTTGTTCAAGCTCCGGACGCGGAAGCGACGTCTCAGGAGCCTGAAGTGGCGTCAGCTTGCCGCTCGGTTTCCTTCGAGAATGTGCCGCTCACGCATTGTGTCGCCGATCCCGCGGAGCACCGAGTTACAACGCGTCTTGGCCAATCTGGCAGCGGCCCGTTCCGATCTCTTTCCGCGTTTGCAGAGACGGTCGACGATCAGACGATCGCTTTCGCCATGAACGCGGGGATGTACGGCGATGATGGCGAACCGATTGGCTACTATGTTGAAAACGGCGACCGGCAAGAGGAGCTGAACCGCTCCGAAGGGCCTGGTAATTTCCACATGAAGCCCAACGGCGTATTCTTTGGCACCGGCGGAACCTGGCGCGTGTTGAGTGCGGACCGGTTCTATTCGACCGTACGCGATCGCCCTCGCTTTGGCACGCAGTCTGGCCCGATGTTGGTGATCGACGGCGAGCTTCATCCTGATATTCAGGACAACGGCCCTTCGCGCGCGATCCGCAACGGCGTTGGCGTGAGCGATGATGGCAAGGCGCATTTCGTGATTTCGAACGGAGCGCTATCGTTCGGGCAACTTGCCAGATTTTACCGTGACGAGCTGAAAGTGAAGAATGCCTTGTTCCTCGACGGCAACGTCTCTTCGCTGTGGGATCCTGCAACCGATCGTCTCGACCGAGGCGTGATCGGCCCGATGATCGTCGTGACCAAGCGGGAGGGTGCGGGCGGATGA